The Xanthomonas sontii genome contains a region encoding:
- a CDS encoding alpha/beta fold hydrolase, translated as MIATSSSRTPLPKPAVRRLGADDALAYLRVGEGAPVLLVHGALCDYRYWAPQLRGLADRFQLSALSLGQYYPRLPSASRHAFGWRWHAQQLAAFIAEEARPVHLVGHSRGAAVAWQAALLRPDAIASLTLFDPGGPQPQGLPADVQAVRAQAIALLQGGQVEAGLECFVDSVSQPGAWARSSASFRQMVRDNAQTLVPQIADVLPAYRPEQAAALAMPVLLVAGERSPAQYRDNAAALAAWLPQARHEVLAGASHGMTFTHARRCNALIAEWVDAAARS; from the coding sequence ATGATCGCGACGAGCAGTTCGCGCACGCCCCTGCCCAAGCCGGCCGTCCGCCGGCTCGGCGCGGACGACGCGCTGGCCTATCTGCGGGTGGGCGAGGGTGCGCCGGTGCTGCTGGTGCACGGGGCCCTGTGCGACTACCGCTACTGGGCGCCGCAACTGCGCGGCCTGGCCGACCGCTTCCAGCTCAGCGCGCTGAGCCTGGGCCAGTACTACCCGCGACTGCCGTCGGCGTCGCGGCATGCGTTCGGCTGGCGCTGGCATGCGCAGCAGCTCGCCGCCTTCATCGCCGAGGAAGCGCGGCCGGTGCATCTGGTCGGCCATTCCCGCGGCGCCGCCGTGGCCTGGCAGGCGGCGCTGTTGCGGCCGGACGCCATCGCCAGCCTGACCCTGTTCGATCCGGGCGGCCCGCAGCCGCAGGGCCTGCCGGCCGACGTTCAGGCGGTCCGCGCGCAAGCGATCGCGTTGCTGCAAGGTGGCCAGGTCGAGGCCGGCCTGGAATGCTTCGTCGATTCGGTCAGCCAGCCCGGCGCCTGGGCGCGCAGCAGCGCGAGCTTCCGGCAGATGGTGCGCGACAACGCGCAGACCCTGGTGCCGCAGATTGCCGACGTGCTGCCGGCGTACCGGCCCGAGCAGGCCGCTGCCCTGGCGATGCCGGTGTTGCTGGTCGCCGGCGAACGCAGCCCGGCCCAGTACCGCGACAACGCCGCCGCGTTGGCGGCCTGGCTGCCGCAGGCGCGCCACGAGGTGCTGGCCGGGGCGTCGCACGGCATGACCTTTACCCATGCGAGGCGATGCAATGCC